From the genome of Psychroserpens ponticola, one region includes:
- a CDS encoding DUF922 domain-containing protein, with protein MLTRFFLILALCLNSSAKNEDTISWNESNKLSWADFKGPKDTSSDAAAVTASGITFSYAVRKTDDRITGFDAEVFAHFYPESSWFIKDRCNDYILAHEQLHFDITELHVRIFRYRLAQLEASQNIKTKLNEVHKTVNKELSDMQHQYDSQSRNSINKEEQAKWTSYVAENLQKFAVYKSE; from the coding sequence ATGCTTACTCGATTTTTTTTAATTCTCGCATTGTGTTTAAATAGCTCAGCTAAAAATGAGGACACCATTTCTTGGAATGAGTCTAACAAATTATCATGGGCAGATTTTAAAGGCCCAAAAGACACTAGCTCTGATGCCGCAGCTGTTACTGCTTCCGGAATTACATTTTCATATGCTGTAAGAAAAACAGATGATCGCATTACTGGTTTTGATGCTGAAGTGTTTGCGCATTTTTATCCTGAAAGTTCGTGGTTTATTAAGGACAGATGCAATGATTATATTTTAGCACACGAACAGCTTCATTTTGATATTACCGAATTACATGTACGTATTTTTCGTTACAGATTGGCACAATTGGAAGCCTCTCAAAACATAAAGACCAAATTAAACGAAGTGCATAAAACCGTTAATAAAGAATTGTCAGATATGCAACACCAATATGATTCGCAAAGTCGAAATTCTATTAATAAAGAAGAACAAGCCAAATGGACTTCTTATGTTGCTGAAAACTTGCAGAAGTTTGCGGTTTATAAATCTGAGTAG
- a CDS encoding fasciclin domain-containing protein, translated as MKIISKTLKLLPLLLFALVLQACSSDDDSGTTTIPQELNIVETAQATPVLSSLVTAIQAADGDLGTLLSGNGPFTVLAPTNDAFTAFLNGTPLDQVDTAVLEQILRNHVISADVSAAGLVSLSGADGKGYTKTNAAGAGGENLSLLFDTSSALPRFNNTANVVSADLADISASNGTVHVIDAVLGLPNIVDHALNNDNFTSLTGALTSENLVTTLQGDGPFTVFAPTNDAFTTFTNPNGNILSNILLNHVLVGTTALSSGLSSSYVSTGATNADGDALSLYVNVGDNVKLNGSTMVVVTDIVGTNGVVHVVDNVIDLPTIATFATTNDALENLVSALQLADTGMPTVPWIETVSDSSAGPYTVFAPTDNAFEDLLLELDPTGNTTLGDIDPTTVDAVLLVHVVNGNVRAEDLQSLMGTVPTLGGDLSLDINTLTLTDALMREIGIIAELTDVQAVNGVVHVVDRVIRP; from the coding sequence ATGAAAATTATTTCAAAAACATTAAAATTATTACCACTATTATTATTTGCACTTGTTTTACAAGCATGTAGTAGTGATGATGACAGTGGTACAACTACCATACCACAAGAATTAAACATCGTTGAAACGGCTCAAGCAACGCCAGTTTTATCAAGTTTAGTTACTGCAATCCAGGCTGCAGATGGAGATTTAGGAACATTACTTAGTGGAAATGGACCATTTACGGTTTTAGCACCAACAAACGACGCTTTTACAGCTTTTTTAAACGGAACACCTTTAGATCAAGTAGACACTGCTGTTTTAGAACAAATCTTAAGAAATCATGTAATCTCTGCCGATGTTAGTGCTGCAGGTTTAGTGTCACTTTCTGGTGCTGATGGAAAAGGATATACAAAAACTAATGCTGCAGGTGCAGGAGGAGAGAATTTAAGCTTATTATTTGATACTAGTAGTGCATTACCAAGATTTAATAATACCGCGAATGTAGTATCTGCTGATCTTGCAGATATATCTGCTTCAAATGGAACTGTACATGTTATTGATGCCGTATTAGGCTTACCAAATATTGTAGATCATGCATTAAATAACGACAATTTCACTTCTTTAACTGGAGCTTTGACATCTGAAAATTTAGTAACGACTTTACAAGGAGATGGTCCGTTTACTGTATTCGCACCAACTAATGATGCGTTTACTACATTTACAAATCCAAATGGCAATATATTATCAAACATTCTATTAAATCATGTGCTTGTTGGAACCACTGCTTTATCTTCAGGATTATCTTCTAGTTATGTTAGTACAGGAGCTACGAATGCAGATGGAGACGCTTTAAGTTTATATGTTAATGTTGGAGACAATGTTAAGTTAAACGGATCAACAATGGTTGTGGTAACTGATATTGTTGGAACAAATGGTGTTGTGCATGTAGTAGATAATGTTATTGATTTACCTACAATTGCAACTTTTGCTACAACAAATGATGCTCTAGAGAACTTAGTTTCAGCTTTACAATTAGCAGACACAGGTATGCCAACAGTACCATGGATTGAAACTGTTTCTGATAGTTCTGCTGGACCATATACTGTTTTTGCTCCAACAGACAATGCATTTGAAGATTTATTATTAGAATTAGATCCTACTGGAAATACTACTTTAGGTGATATTGACCCTACTACTGTAGATGCTGTATTATTAGTTCACGTTGTAAATGGAAATGTTCGTGCTGAAGATTTACAAAGTTTAATGGGAACTGTTCCAACATTAGGAGGAGATTTATCATTAGATATAAATACATTAACGCTTACAGATGCTTTAATGAGAGAGATTGGCATCATAGCTGAGCTAACAGATGTACAAGCTGTAAATGGCGTTGTTCATGTAGTAGATAGAGTAATTCGTCCTTAA
- a CDS encoding toxin-antitoxin system YwqK family antitoxin, which yields MIKQNIMSRLFFMFILTMSSIVLYAQGSVNQLDEDGKRHGVWEKYFDKTDQLRYEGKFDHGKEIDTFNFYTLKNKKSVLSAVKVFNPNNNLASVKFISSRGKLISEGTMNGRLYTGKWTYYQNKSAGVLSAETYNDQGKLDGEKIVYYPNGKTAEIVNYKDGKFEGISKWYSERGTLIKDLLYSNDELHGLAKYYDADGIILAEGEYQHGRKHKIWNYYEGGKLKESKDHTRRSKNPKKQ from the coding sequence ATGATTAAACAAAATATTATGAGTCGCTTGTTTTTTATGTTTATTTTAACAATGTCTAGCATTGTATTATATGCTCAAGGATCTGTAAACCAGCTTGATGAAGACGGAAAGCGTCATGGTGTTTGGGAGAAGTATTTTGATAAAACCGATCAGTTGCGATATGAAGGGAAATTCGATCATGGCAAAGAAATAGACACGTTTAATTTTTATACGTTAAAGAATAAGAAAAGTGTTTTGAGTGCTGTAAAAGTGTTTAATCCTAATAATAATTTGGCATCTGTTAAGTTTATTTCTTCAAGAGGAAAACTGATTAGTGAAGGTACAATGAATGGTAGATTGTATACAGGGAAATGGACCTATTATCAAAATAAATCTGCAGGAGTATTGTCTGCCGAAACCTATAATGATCAGGGTAAATTAGATGGAGAGAAGATTGTTTATTATCCAAATGGTAAGACCGCTGAAATTGTTAATTATAAAGACGGAAAGTTTGAAGGGATTTCTAAATGGTATTCTGAAAGAGGCACATTAATAAAAGACTTATTATATAGTAATGATGAACTTCATGGTTTGGCAAAGTATTATGATGCTGATGGGATTATATTAGCTGAAGGCGAATACCAACACGGACGAAAACATAAAATTTGGAACTATTACGAAGGTGGAAAGCTTAAAGAATCGAAAGATCATACAAGACGTAGTAAGAATCCGAAAAAGCAATAG
- the guaA gene encoding glutamine-hydrolyzing GMP synthase — MQHNKVLILDFGSQYTQLIARRVRELNIYCEIHPFNKIPNDSDSFKAVILSGSPNSVRGKDVLHPDLQDIRGKKPMLAVCYGAQYLAHFSGGKVAESNTREYGRANLDFVKSDEAFFENIHEGSQVWMSHSDTIKELPTGGVLLASTSDVENAAYKIEGENTYAIQFHPEVYHTTDGHQLLSNFLIKIAKVAQDWTPQSFVEETVESLKAEIGNDKVVLGLSGGVDSSVAAMLLHKAIGENLYCIFVNNGLLRKNEFEDVLHQYEGMGFNVKGVDASARFLDALAGKSDPEEKRKTIGRVFIEVFDDEAHRIQDVKWLAQGTIYPDVIESVSATGGPSATIKSHHNVGGLPDFMKLKIVEPLKTLFKDEVRRVGASMNMDAQLLGRHPFPGPGLAIRILGDLTLEKVRILQEVDAVFINNLKSWNLYDKVWQAGAILLPVNSVGVMGDERTYEKCVALRAVESTDGMTADWVNLPYEFLQKTSNEIINKVKGVNRVVYDISSKPPATIEWE; from the coding sequence ATGCAACACAACAAAGTCCTTATTTTAGATTTCGGTTCGCAATACACTCAGCTTATTGCGCGTCGTGTGAGAGAGTTAAACATCTACTGCGAAATTCACCCATTCAACAAAATACCCAACGATTCAGACTCCTTTAAAGCGGTTATTTTATCAGGTAGCCCAAACTCTGTAAGAGGAAAAGATGTATTGCACCCAGACTTGCAAGATATTCGTGGAAAAAAACCAATGTTAGCCGTTTGTTATGGTGCGCAATATTTGGCACATTTTTCTGGTGGAAAAGTTGCCGAATCAAATACAAGAGAATATGGTAGAGCAAATTTAGATTTTGTAAAATCTGATGAAGCATTCTTTGAAAACATACATGAAGGCAGTCAAGTTTGGATGAGCCACAGTGATACTATAAAAGAACTGCCAACAGGAGGTGTTTTGTTAGCAAGTACAAGCGATGTTGAAAATGCAGCTTATAAAATTGAAGGCGAAAACACCTATGCAATTCAGTTTCATCCAGAAGTATATCATACAACTGATGGTCACCAATTGCTAAGTAATTTCTTAATTAAAATTGCTAAAGTAGCACAAGATTGGACACCACAATCCTTCGTTGAAGAAACAGTTGAAAGTCTTAAAGCTGAAATAGGTAACGATAAAGTCGTTTTAGGCTTATCTGGAGGTGTAGATTCTTCAGTAGCTGCAATGTTATTGCACAAAGCCATTGGCGAAAATTTATATTGCATCTTCGTTAATAACGGATTGCTTCGTAAAAATGAATTTGAAGATGTATTGCATCAATACGAAGGCATGGGATTCAATGTAAAAGGAGTTGATGCTTCGGCACGCTTTTTGGATGCTTTGGCTGGTAAGAGCGATCCTGAAGAAAAAAGAAAGACGATAGGTCGTGTGTTCATTGAGGTTTTTGATGATGAAGCGCATCGTATTCAAGATGTGAAATGGTTAGCACAAGGTACCATTTATCCAGATGTAATCGAAAGTGTTTCGGCAACTGGAGGACCAAGTGCTACGATTAAAAGTCATCATAATGTTGGAGGTTTACCAGATTTTATGAAACTGAAAATAGTCGAACCACTAAAAACATTATTTAAAGATGAGGTTAGACGTGTTGGTGCTTCTATGAATATGGATGCACAACTATTAGGTCGTCATCCATTTCCTGGTCCAGGACTTGCAATTCGTATTCTTGGTGATCTAACTCTAGAGAAAGTACGTATATTACAAGAGGTTGATGCTGTTTTTATTAATAACTTGAAATCTTGGAATTTATATGATAAAGTTTGGCAAGCAGGTGCAATTTTATTACCTGTAAATAGTGTCGGTGTTATGGGAGACGAAAGAACCTACGAAAAATGCGTCGCTTTAAGAGCTGTTGAAAGTACAGATGGAATGACAGCAGATTGGGTAAATCTTCCATATGAATTTTTACAAAAAACCTCTAACGAGATAATAAATAAGGTGAAAGGCGTTAATAGAGTAGTATATGATATTAGCTCAAAACCACCAGCAACTATTGAATGGGAATAA
- a CDS encoding DUF3820 family protein has translation MLQPDKQFLIKLAHTKMPFGKYEGRYLIDLPEYYVVWYHNKGFPKGKLGDMLLQVYELKLNGLEYLIRDIRERYPR, from the coding sequence ATGCTCCAACCTGACAAACAATTCCTAATCAAACTCGCACACACCAAAATGCCCTTTGGTAAATACGAAGGCAGATACCTCATTGACTTGCCAGAATATTACGTGGTTTGGTATCATAACAAAGGTTTCCCAAAAGGAAAACTTGGTGATATGTTGTTACAAGTGTATGAACTCAAACTTAATGGTTTGGAGTATTTGATTCGTGATATTCGGGAACGGTATCCTAGATGA
- the yidC gene encoding membrane protein insertase YidC — MEEKKFDLNSIIGFVLIFGILIFMMWQNQPTPEELAEQEKAKQEQVEAEKKAALETTEDTVVSTAEDYSNVSPTDSLKIVDLKNKLGAFAYATTLPTAKDNETIVETNVLALKFNNKGGFLSEVRLKEFVDYDSIPIHLIKNGNQSFNIQFPTADNRILNTQDLPFQSSVTKNGENTVVSMKLKVSESQFLEYRYELKPDDYMIDFSIVSQGLNSVVNSSQEINLDWRLKTYRHDQSITYENRYTRLTYMHEGDKISKLAQAGDDEELIEEARWLSYRQHFFSSILVADEPFKKATISSVDLVKDEHIDTIFTKQYASKLPLAFKGGEADNNFQLYFGPTDSKILKQYDYDLEESIPFGWGIFGWINKHLFIPLFGFLSSFLPYGIAIIVMTVLIKLLMSFVQYKQFLSQAKMRVLKPELEAIKEKHKDNKMKAQQETMALQNKAGASPLAGCLPGLIQLPVFYALFMFFPTAFALRQKSFLWADDLSSFDSIYDFPPGFSIPMYGDHVSLFPILAAIAIFFYMKMTTGQQMASQPTQEGMPDMGKMMKYMIYFSPILMLVFFNQYASGLSLYYFISNMISIAIMLVIKNYILDEDKIHAQIQVNKKKPKKQNKFQKKMADMMEQAEAQKQAQQKRKK; from the coding sequence ATGGAAGAAAAAAAATTTGACTTAAACTCCATCATAGGATTCGTTCTTATTTTCGGAATCTTGATATTCATGATGTGGCAAAATCAGCCAACTCCTGAAGAATTAGCAGAACAAGAAAAAGCAAAACAAGAACAAGTTGAAGCTGAGAAAAAAGCAGCTCTTGAAACTACAGAAGATACTGTAGTAAGCACAGCAGAAGATTATTCTAATGTGTCACCAACCGATTCATTAAAGATTGTTGACTTAAAAAATAAGTTAGGTGCTTTCGCTTATGCAACTACGTTGCCAACAGCAAAAGATAATGAGACAATAGTTGAAACAAATGTTCTTGCTTTGAAGTTTAACAATAAAGGTGGATTTCTTTCAGAAGTTAGATTAAAAGAATTTGTAGACTATGATTCGATTCCTATTCACTTGATTAAAAATGGAAATCAGAGTTTTAATATTCAATTTCCAACAGCAGATAATCGTATTCTAAATACTCAAGATTTACCGTTTCAGTCTTCAGTAACAAAAAATGGAGAAAACACAGTTGTCTCTATGAAACTTAAAGTGTCTGAGAGTCAATTCCTAGAATACCGTTACGAATTAAAACCAGATGATTATATGATAGATTTTTCAATCGTATCTCAAGGTTTAAATTCTGTTGTTAATAGTTCTCAGGAAATCAATTTAGATTGGAGATTAAAAACCTATCGTCACGATCAAAGTATCACTTACGAAAATCGTTACACACGATTAACCTACATGCATGAAGGTGATAAAATTAGTAAGTTGGCTCAAGCTGGTGATGATGAAGAACTCATTGAAGAAGCAAGATGGTTATCTTACAGACAACACTTTTTTAGTTCTATTTTAGTTGCAGACGAGCCGTTTAAAAAAGCAACAATTTCATCAGTAGATTTAGTGAAAGATGAGCACATTGATACGATTTTTACAAAACAATATGCTTCAAAATTGCCTTTAGCTTTTAAAGGTGGTGAAGCTGATAATAATTTTCAATTATATTTTGGGCCAACAGATAGTAAAATCCTAAAACAATATGATTATGATTTAGAAGAAAGTATTCCATTTGGTTGGGGAATTTTTGGATGGATTAACAAGCACTTATTTATTCCGCTTTTCGGATTCTTAAGTTCGTTCTTGCCTTATGGTATTGCTATTATTGTGATGACCGTTTTAATTAAACTTTTGATGTCATTTGTTCAATACAAGCAATTCTTGTCACAAGCTAAGATGCGTGTTTTAAAACCAGAATTAGAAGCGATTAAGGAAAAGCACAAAGACAATAAAATGAAGGCACAACAGGAAACGATGGCACTTCAGAACAAAGCAGGCGCAAGTCCGTTAGCAGGATGTTTGCCAGGATTAATTCAATTGCCAGTATTTTATGCATTATTTATGTTCTTTCCAACGGCATTTGCATTAAGACAAAAGAGCTTCCTTTGGGCAGATGATTTATCATCTTTTGATTCTATTTATGATTTCCCTCCAGGATTTAGTATTCCTATGTATGGAGATCATGTGAGTTTATTTCCAATATTAGCTGCGATTGCAATTTTCTTTTACATGAAAATGACAACTGGTCAACAAATGGCGTCACAACCTACTCAAGAAGGAATGCCAGATATGGGAAAAATGATGAAGTATATGATTTATTTCTCACCAATACTAATGCTCGTATTCTTTAATCAATATGCTTCAGGTTTGAGTTTGTATTACTTTATTTCTAATATGATTAGTATTGCTATTATGTTAGTGATTAAGAATTACATTTTGGATGAAGATAAGATTCATGCTCAGATTCAGGTGAATAAGAAAAAGCCTAAAAAGCAGAATAAGTTTCAGAAGAAAATGGCAGATATGATGGAGCAGGCTGAAGCACAAAAACAAGCACAACAAAAACGTAAAAAATAA
- a CDS encoding CTP synthase: MTTTKYIFVTGGVTSSLGKGIIAASLAKLLQAQGYRTTIQKLDPYINVDPGTLNPYEHGECYVTDDGAETDLDLGHYERFLNVPTSQSNNVTTGRIYQSVIEKERRGEFLGKTVQVIPHITDEIKHRVQILGQTGDYDIVITEIGGTVGDIESLPYIEAVRQLKWDLGDNNAIVIHLTLVPYLSAAGELKTKPTQHSVKTLMESGVMADILVCRTEHELPEELRVKLAKFCNVRQEAVIQSIDASTIYDVPNLMLEQGLDTVVLKKLALDSSQPDLTHWNQFLTRHKNPKGEVTIGLIGKYVELQDSYKSILEAFIHAGAENEVKVKIESIHSESLTEKSAAGILKHLDAVLVAPGFGERGIEGKIEAVRVVREQNIPFLGICLGMQMAVIEYARNVLKLADANSTEMDENTPYPVINLMESQKAITDKGGTMRLGAWDCTLLDESIAKDVYQSSNIEERHRHRYEFNNDFKQKIEDAGMKATGINPETGLVEIVEIPNHNWFVGVQYHPEYKSTVSNPHPLFVAFVKAALNFKNNKNSVSMAQN; the protein is encoded by the coding sequence ATGACAACTACTAAATACATCTTTGTAACAGGAGGAGTAACGTCCTCACTTGGAAAAGGCATCATTGCTGCTTCTTTAGCAAAACTGCTTCAGGCTCAAGGTTACAGGACGACCATTCAAAAATTAGACCCTTACATTAACGTCGATCCAGGAACTTTAAATCCGTACGAACATGGCGAATGCTATGTCACAGATGATGGTGCAGAAACCGATTTAGATCTTGGCCACTACGAACGTTTTTTAAACGTACCTACTAGTCAGTCTAATAATGTAACCACAGGTCGTATCTATCAGAGTGTGATCGAAAAAGAACGACGTGGTGAGTTTTTAGGAAAAACGGTTCAGGTAATTCCTCATATTACAGACGAGATTAAACATCGTGTGCAAATCCTAGGTCAAACAGGAGATTACGATATTGTCATTACCGAAATTGGAGGGACAGTTGGTGATATTGAGTCGCTACCTTACATTGAAGCTGTACGTCAATTAAAATGGGATTTAGGTGACAACAACGCGATTGTGATTCACTTAACTTTAGTGCCTTATTTGTCTGCTGCTGGAGAATTAAAAACCAAGCCAACACAACACAGTGTGAAAACCTTAATGGAAAGTGGAGTGATGGCAGATATTCTGGTATGTCGTACAGAGCATGAATTACCAGAAGAATTACGAGTGAAATTAGCTAAATTTTGCAACGTACGTCAAGAAGCAGTTATTCAATCTATTGATGCTTCAACCATTTACGATGTGCCAAATTTAATGTTGGAACAAGGTTTAGATACAGTTGTCTTAAAGAAATTAGCACTTGATAGTTCACAACCAGATTTAACGCATTGGAATCAGTTTTTAACGCGTCATAAAAATCCTAAAGGTGAAGTCACTATTGGATTAATTGGAAAGTATGTAGAGCTACAAGATTCGTATAAATCTATTTTAGAAGCCTTTATTCATGCTGGTGCAGAAAATGAAGTGAAAGTGAAAATTGAATCGATACATTCTGAATCTTTAACTGAAAAGAGTGCAGCTGGAATTTTAAAACATTTAGATGCTGTGCTAGTGGCTCCAGGCTTTGGAGAGCGAGGTATTGAAGGTAAAATTGAAGCCGTTAGAGTTGTGCGTGAGCAGAATATTCCGTTTTTAGGAATTTGTTTAGGCATGCAAATGGCAGTCATTGAATATGCCAGAAATGTACTCAAACTCGCAGATGCGAATTCTACAGAAATGGATGAAAATACTCCATATCCTGTGATTAATTTAATGGAATCTCAGAAAGCCATTACTGATAAAGGTGGAACCATGCGTTTAGGTGCTTGGGATTGTACTTTGTTAGATGAAAGTATTGCTAAAGACGTATATCAATCATCTAATATTGAAGAGCGTCATAGGCATCGTTACGAATTTAATAATGATTTCAAGCAGAAAATTGAAGATGCTGGAATGAAAGCAACAGGAATAAATCCGGAAACTGGATTGGTGGAAATTGTAGAAATCCCTAACCATAATTGGTTTGTTGGTGTGCAATATCACCCAGAGTATAAGAGTACAGTTTCAAATCCACATCCATTATTTGTGGCTTTTGTAAAAGCAGCTCTAAATTTCAAAAACAATAAAAATAGTGTCAGTATGGCACAAAACTAA
- a CDS encoding LysM peptidoglycan-binding domain-containing protein, producing MKKKLIIIVILLCSFSVTAQDYKTHKVKEGETIEKIAKQYLVTPFDILALNPDVKKDLKPNTVLIIPRSRVKNEEIPEETTELIGYKTHKVRRKETLFSISQKYGIEVEDIKKYNTALYSKNIRKGDKLQIPRFKKIVNKVKLNNTIKKYKVQPKEGKWRVAYKFGITVPDLEELNPNMNEVLQPGDELNVPNISNNEEKAVDEEFNYYTVLKSEGFMALNRKLGVTQEELEALNPGLKEGGLKLGMVLKVPGNIETTNTLRDVANTNLSANLKNLRAKRIALMLPFSLNKVDVDSVQEAKKMIRANGLLSVSLDFHSGVLMALDSAKQLGISTNLKVLDTRNQIAEISSILDANDFSEYDAVIGPLMPANLERVASKLKSDHIPVVSPLTMPKNLHSNVFQTIPTDELLEQAIINYIKKDSFPRHMVIISDSKHKAISDKLKGEFPSAKQIHSRKDKKGKEAYFIYQQDLENVFQTGTNIVFLETDNEGFASNVISMINGLNMDDQKIVLMTTNKNKAFEGKEISNYHLSNLEFHYPSVNKTISVGSRDNFVKKYMNTYNVSPNKYAVRGFDLTLDLLLRLASGDDLYEASTSDIETEYVENKFRYSKKMFGGYYNEAVYIVKYEDLTIVEAKQ from the coding sequence ATGAAAAAAAAATTAATCATCATTGTTATTTTGCTTTGCAGTTTTTCTGTAACGGCTCAAGATTACAAAACACACAAAGTCAAAGAAGGCGAAACTATTGAAAAAATTGCTAAGCAATACTTAGTGACTCCTTTCGATATTTTAGCACTTAATCCTGATGTGAAAAAGGATTTGAAACCAAATACGGTTTTGATTATTCCAAGATCTCGTGTGAAAAATGAAGAGATTCCCGAAGAAACGACTGAGCTTATTGGTTATAAAACTCATAAGGTGAGACGGAAAGAAACGCTCTTTAGTATTTCTCAAAAATATGGTATTGAAGTTGAAGACATCAAAAAATACAACACAGCATTGTATTCTAAGAATATTAGAAAAGGCGACAAACTACAGATTCCACGTTTTAAGAAAATTGTCAATAAAGTAAAGTTAAATAATACGATAAAAAAGTATAAAGTTCAGCCTAAAGAAGGCAAATGGAGAGTGGCTTATAAATTCGGAATTACAGTTCCAGATTTAGAAGAATTAAATCCAAATATGAATGAAGTGTTACAGCCTGGAGACGAACTAAACGTTCCTAATATTAGTAACAACGAAGAGAAAGCAGTTGATGAAGAATTCAACTATTATACAGTTTTAAAGAGTGAAGGTTTTATGGCTTTAAATCGTAAACTCGGTGTGACGCAAGAGGAATTAGAAGCCTTAAACCCTGGACTTAAAGAAGGCGGATTGAAATTAGGAATGGTTTTAAAAGTACCTGGAAATATCGAAACCACAAATACACTTAGAGATGTTGCGAATACAAATTTATCTGCTAATCTTAAAAATTTAAGAGCAAAGCGTATTGCTTTAATGTTGCCTTTTAGCTTAAATAAAGTTGATGTCGATTCTGTTCAAGAAGCTAAAAAGATGATTCGTGCCAATGGCTTATTATCTGTGTCATTAGATTTTCATTCTGGTGTATTGATGGCTTTAGATTCTGCAAAACAATTAGGTATTTCTACAAATTTAAAAGTTTTGGATACAAGAAATCAAATCGCTGAGATTTCGAGTATATTAGATGCTAACGATTTTTCAGAGTACGACGCTGTTATTGGACCATTAATGCCAGCAAATTTAGAGCGTGTTGCTTCAAAATTAAAAAGTGATCATATTCCAGTGGTATCACCTTTAACAATGCCAAAAAATTTGCACTCGAATGTATTTCAAACCATTCCAACAGACGAATTATTAGAGCAAGCTATAATCAATTATATCAAGAAAGATTCCTTTCCTAGGCATATGGTAATTATTTCAGATTCAAAACATAAAGCCATTAGTGATAAGCTGAAAGGTGAGTTTCCTTCAGCGAAACAAATCCATTCTAGAAAAGATAAAAAAGGAAAAGAAGCCTATTTTATATATCAACAAGATTTAGAAAATGTGTTTCAAACAGGAACGAATATCGTGTTTTTAGAAACCGATAATGAAGGCTTTGCATCTAATGTGATTAGTATGATTAATGGTTTAAATATGGACGATCAGAAAATCGTTTTAATGACGACCAATAAAAATAAAGCTTTTGAAGGTAAAGAGATCTCTAACTACCACTTGTCTAATTTAGAGTTTCATTATCCTTCTGTAAATAAGACAATTTCCGTAGGATCACGAGATAACTTTGTCAAAAAATACATGAATACCTATAATGTGAGTCCGAACAAATATGCCGTTCGTGGTTTCGATTTAACCTTAGATTTGCTATTGCGTTTGGCTTCAGGAGATGATTTATATGAAGCTTCAACTAGTGATATTGAAACTGAATATGTTGAGAACAAATTCAGATATTCAAAAAAGATGTTTGGTGGTTATTACAACGAAGCGGTATACATTGTAAAGTATGAAGACCTAACAATTGTTGAAGCAAAACAATAA